The Bacteroides thetaiotaomicron VPI-5482 genome contains the following window.
CATGGTGATTAACAAGGGGACGGCCGTTTTCGGGGTGGTGAAGCTCGCACAGGACAGGATCAATATAACGGTTGAATCCGTCCGGATCGGGAACAGCATCTATGAGATGCAAAAGACCGTGTACGACAGGGACGGACTGCCCGGTATATATGTGCCCTTGAACATCAAGGCGGAAGCGACAAAGGAGGCGGCCGACGAGGTGGTTAGCGATATGAACGTTACCTCTTACGGGACGGACGTTCTAAGTACGGGGGTTAATGCGGTGAGCAATGCGGCAAAGAGCGTGTTCCGGAAGAAGAACAACCAGGTCGTTGTCACCGTGAAGTCGAACTATAAACTATATCTGAAATGAAAGCTATTTGTTCTTTTATCCTGGCGTTGGCCGTTTCCTCGGCCGGGGCGCAGATCCGCCCGGTGGAAAGCCTGCCTATCGCAGTGAATTATTCCAAGACGATACATCTTGTATTCCCCTCGGCCGTGAAGTATAACCAGGCCGTTACGGACTTCGTGGCCGTCGATAACCCGGAGAGCGTGCCTAATATCTTGCGCATAAAGGCCAACCGGAAAAGTTTCAGCAAGCAGACGACCGTCAGCGTGGCGACCGAGGGAGGTTTTTTCTATTCGTTTAACGTGACCTATGCCGACAGCCTGGAGCATACGAACTATTTCCTGCCCGATATGTCGAGCATACGGCCGGACACTATCTATCTGAATGAGGTGTCGCAAACGCACCTGATCGCACCGGAAAAGGTGATTTATATAGATTACGGCGATACCTGCATACAGGTAAGCAAGGCCGAGAATACCGAGAATATCGTGCGAATGATCGCAGCCACGGGAAAGGTGGAGGAATTTCCCAGGCAGACAAACGTGTCGCTGGCGACCGAAGGGGGGAAGTTCTACACGTTCAACGTGGATTATCGGCAGCAGCCGGAGGCGTTCGTCTATGAGATAGGGGAGAAACGGCCGGAGAAAAAGGCGAACGTGATCCTGACCGACAACATTATCCCGGCCGGGGAAAGGGATCAGGTCATGAGCCGGGTATATAACGCAAAAAGGGGGATATTCAACAAGGGGATCGTTCGCAACAAGATCGTTTTCTCCGTGAACAACCTGCATATATATGATAACTTGCTCCTGTTTACCTTTGAGATCGAGAACAAAAGCAAACTGCCTTATGATATAGATTATATCCGGTATTACATCATCGACAAGAAAACGGCCAAGCTGACCGCATCCCAGGAAGTGGATCAGCAGGCTTTGTTCTCGGAGAATTATTCGCCCAGGATAGAGGGGAACGGCCGGATGAAATACGTGATCGCTTTCGATAAGTTCACCATTCCGGACGAGAAAGTTTTCCGTATCGAGATCAACGAGAAGAACGGAGGCCGTCACGTTCTTTTTGACCTGGAGAACAGCGACATCGTGAATGTGGAGGATATTTAGCCTTGCGATCCTTGCGCTGATCCCTGTCGGCCGGGTGGGGGCGCAGGACAAACGTTCGCTGATCGTGGAGGTGTTGCAGACCGCAGGGGATTACGGGGACATCGCCCCGGTGTGGGGGATCGTCCAAAAGGACGGGGATATTTACCGTTTCGTCCCCTCTGTCGCACCCCTGAAAGAGAAATACCGGATCTCCGACCGTTACGGCTACCGGACGCATCCGATAAGCGGTGAAAGGCAGTTTCACGCAGGCCTGGATATGGCGGCGGTGTATGCGGCTACCGTACACGCCGCAGCCAGTGGGACGGTGACGTTCGCAGGTGAAACGCCCGGATATGGGAAAACGGTAGTCGTTACGCACCGTTTCGGATTTCAGACCAGATACGCACATCTGACACTCATTTACACCCGGAAAGGTGCGAAGGTGGAAAAGGGGGACGTGATCGGGTTCGTGGGAAGCACCGGGATAAGTACCGGGAATCATTTGCATTATGAGGTGATAAAAAACCAAAAGAGAATAAACCCTTTAAATTTCATTTATG
Protein-coding sequences here:
- the traN gene encoding conjugative transposon protein TraN, coding for MKAICSFILALAVSSAGAQIRPVESLPIAVNYSKTIHLVFPSAVKYNQAVTDFVAVDNPESVPNILRIKANRKSFSKQTTVSVATEGGFFYSFNVTYADSLEHTNYFLPDMSSIRPDTIYLNEVSQTHLIAPEKVIYIDYGDTCIQVSKAENTENIVRMIAATGKVEEFPRQTNVSLATEGGKFYTFNVDYRQQPEAFVYEIGEKRPEKKANVILTDNIIPAGERDQVMSRVYNAKRGIFNKGIVRNKIVFSVNNLHIYDNLLLFTFEIENKSKLPYDIDYIRYYIIDKKTAKLTASQEVDQQALFSENYSPRIEGNGRMKYVIAFDKFTIPDEKVFRIEINEKNGGRHVLFDLENSDIVNVEDI
- a CDS encoding M23 family metallopeptidase; translated protein: MWGIVQKDGDIYRFVPSVAPLKEKYRISDRYGYRTHPISGERQFHAGLDMAAVYAATVHAAASGTVTFAGETPGYGKTVVVTHRFGFQTRYAHLTLIYTRKGAKVEKGDVIGFVGSTGISTGNHLHYEVIKNQKRINPLNFIYGTK